The genome window acagcggggagccattttcttcagttaTTGAGTCTGTCTCATGGTATACCTAAAGTAGTTTTGTTGCATGTTTTCTGAATCAATAGCTATTTATCACCCTAGTCAggtctctctccttctccacacaaccTGATTCTGTCATTAGGTCTTGAAAAGCAGAAACACAAACTGTAACATAGGAACAGGCCTTCAAAGGAACACCCTAAGAATGCAGTCTTTTCACGGCCTGTGCCGGGAAGGAATTGGTTAGTTCTGGGCTTCTTCATGCAGCATTGTCTCATATGCTTTTCTTTCCTAGACATGCCAAGATGACAAGGAATGCTGTCTGGGTTACCTTTGTGTGTGGGGCCAGTGTAGAGAAGGGGTGAGCCGTGGTGAAAGTGGAACAAGATGTGACCCACACCGAGAAGAATGTGCTCAGGGGCTGTGTTGTGCCACCAGTGACTGTGAGATGATTCCTCTCTACTTGTGCCTCTTGCACATTGacctttctctctgctttgcaGAGTCAGGCCCAAATGACACATTATGTTAAATGTGTCACTTGGAATTGTGTGAAAATTTTTAGAAACTGGTTGGGGAGGCAACTCAAGACTGATAATGTGGGCCACAAGAAGGGGACTCAATATTTTCTTCTTGTGTCTTACTCCTGAAAAagatcacacacacatatacacacagttaCTGTCTGGTTAAAAAGAAAACCTCCTGGGGTTGCCCAAGGAAACTTCACAATTTCTCAAAATAGCACCTTCAGGGAAGGAAAGCAGTtttattaccaccaccaccaaattgcagtactggaagggactctatggatcatcgagtcctgCCCTTGtcaaagaaggcacagtggggcatTGAACTCCCaccacctaaaccactgggctatcatTGGGACTAGGAACAGTTAACTCCTGATACACCCAGTCTTGACTAAGGTTTAGTGGCTTTGAGTTTCTAAAAGAGCCATGCAAATCAAAAAATGGATTTAACATGGAATATTCTGACCCTAGGTGTGGCAAAATGGAAAAGAAGGTGAGCATTATTATTGTTCAGAAATCCACCAGTAGCTGGCACTAAATGCACACTGCATTCTAAGGCTATGTCTGTACAAGAAGCAATTGTTTTAAATCCTCCGAGTTAAAACAGACCCATTTGATTGTCTTTTGCTCAGTCCTCTGCTGGCATTGGTTTCTTTGTAATACCTTTGTGCAAACTAAAGCATAAAAACAGAAAGGTACAATAAAGGGAATGGGTCAGGAggagcttatttttttttaataaatactcAATAAATCAAATCATAACCTTGATGCATGAGACTGATGCCCAACACTGTAGAAGCAGACAGCTAGGATTGGTTCCACACTTGCTTTTTAGTatggaattttctttctttcatgcattGGGATTGCTAAATTGTTGCATTCAGTGTGCTTTAGATTGCCCTTATGTCTTTTTCTAGACTTTTAAAacaatctctttttttaagttaaaatgcAATTGCCAAATCAGCTTGCCCAGGGTAGAATGACAAAACACTACTGAGGCTTTGCAGAACTATTGTACCTCCAGTTAAAAGCTACATTCTTAAGCCTATATTTGCACCTACTTTTGTTTCCTGTTCAGTGAAATATGTGAATGAATGAGAAGCTTTTGGGATCTGTTGCCCCTTCCCCCAAATTAATTTTCTAAACCCTAAATTTTACTTTGTTTTACACATAGAATTTCTCAAACTTTGCCCTGTCTTCAAAACAGCTCTCCTGTTCCCACTCTGTACTCCATATCCCAAAGAAGGGGAACTATGTCAGATTCCCCGAAAAACCCTCCTTGGCTTGATGGGCTGGAACAACCTGGAAGCATTTGCCAAGTCTAAACATTACTGTCCATGTGCCCAAGGGCTGATGTGCAGAACTGAAAGGTAAGGAAAATTTTAATGTATGCTGTGACATTTCCTCTATAGAAATAAACCCCTAATGTTTCACAGTGGCAAAGAGTTAAGCCTCACGCAACCAGTTCCTCTGGCTCAGAATTTAGAAACAGAGTGATATTTTCTCATTTATATAAGTTATATCAAATAATTGGGAAGGCTTTTGGGGGAGGGGACAATTCCACTAGACCTCTGggtgttgtagttttaaaaaaatcccatctctagtggcaaCTGTGCATGTGTATGGGCGAACCAGTAAAAAGACGATATGTTTGGAATATAATTTCAAtgtaaaccaaaatacaaatactACTGGATCATATAAAAAGTCTAGTCTAGCAACCTACTTTCCACAGTGATCAACTAGATGCCTTTGGATAGTCCGCAAGCAGGATGTGACAGTCTATATTGAGATGGGATTACCTATATTTATGTATATAATGCCCATTCAATGTTGTTATTATGTTCTTTTCTCTCCTAGATATGTAGTGGTATCAACATGTGAGAAGCCAGACAACAGTGCTGATATTAGCAGTCTAGGTCAACAGCGGTCTTTGTTCCAGCCAATCCTGATGCGTCAGGAAAAAGAAGATGCTTACTATGATGATTCTGCGCAAGATGATCAATTTGCAATAGTGAACCTGCCCAGAGACCCTTATTCCATGGACAAGAttgaccgcctagagtggtcgaaatgactagataggcgtggtataaatacaataaataaaataaaataaaaatctaaggATCTGAgtgaaaaatatgacaaaaacaGCCAGTTCCCGGGGGAGAAAGAGATGGCACATTCCATCCAACCAGATTTCCAGGAACTCAAACAATTAGCCACCGAGATGGGGCAGTACTTTGGAACTGACTTTTACTAATTACATTTGCTTTTTGTCCTTGTTTTCCTCACCTGCAAGCCCATCACCatgtcttctcttttccttccttataATCCACCCATTTCTGGATGCTACACAGCCA of Pogona vitticeps strain Pit_001003342236 chromosome 6, PviZW2.1, whole genome shotgun sequence contains these proteins:
- the DKKL1 gene encoding dickkopf-like protein 1, with translation MLLPTLIWWGLWCLTALKQGGTASAAFLPLSVERLFQDFRNIIEESRETLGTDRFETSMDISKLPANYHNEEKQHRKVGNATVYSHREIHKVTDNHTGDMMFSEKTVTSIEQEDAHPAEKTCQDDKECCLGYLCVWGQCREGVSRGESGTRCDPHREECAQGLCCATSDSLLFPLCTPYPKEGELCQIPRKTLLGLMGWNNLEAFAKSKHYCPCAQGLMCRTERYVVVSTCEKPDNSADISSLGQQRSLFQPILMRQEKEDAYYDDSAQDDQFAIVNLPRDPYSMDKIDQSKDLSEKYDKNSQFPGEKEMAHSIQPDFQELKQLATEMGQYFGTDFY